The following coding sequences lie in one Serratia symbiotica genomic window:
- the rplV gene encoding 50S ribosomal protein L22: protein METIAKHRRARSSAQKVRLVVDMIRGKKVSQALETLTYTNKKAATLVKKVLESAIANAEHNDGADIDDLTIIKIFVDEGPSMKRIMPRAKGRADRILKRTSHITVIVSDR from the coding sequence ATGGAAACTATCGCTAAACATAGACGTGCTCGTTCTTCAGCTCAAAAAGTACGTCTTGTTGTAGATATGATTCGTGGTAAAAAAGTATCACAAGCTCTTGAAACTTTGACTTATACTAATAAAAAAGCTGCTACTTTAGTTAAAAAAGTATTAGAATCTGCTATTGCAAATGCAGAACATAATGATGGTGCTGATATTGATGATCTTACAATTATTAAAATTTTTGTTGATGAAGGTCCAAGTATGAAGCGTATTATGCCACGTGCAAAAGGTCGTGCAGATCGTATCTTAAAACGCACTAGTCATATTACTGTGATTGTGTCCGATCGATGA